A single window of Intrasporangium calvum DSM 43043 DNA harbors:
- a CDS encoding DUF5926 family protein — MGKASRRSRADRAARTSGPVPAPFVARPFEGLPGETDWVAMREIVPAATATIRFAPGRAPEGAPETVTIATVLPLAWPALHRDTGEILVGIQSGNASGDTSRDIAQAIELAVAAQPGSPVTTLPVSTLDTDRLQDLLDLDAPFDIEVHEGFEFWVGDSELDVEGQQSLERANESAIPTVKLAAAPSAYWCRIGERCYVRWVLPHDEETSTSALARLHAAGTSTLGDGGRLLGCFRSSGLLIPVWEVDPEAEPESHEAGVSAMHGRLEGAVTSTAPLTAAERGARAGLMNRQVTLR, encoded by the coding sequence ATGGGTAAGGCTTCTCGACGTTCCCGGGCTGACCGCGCTGCCCGCACCTCCGGCCCCGTGCCGGCCCCCTTCGTGGCGCGGCCCTTCGAGGGCCTGCCGGGAGAGACCGACTGGGTGGCGATGCGCGAGATCGTGCCGGCGGCGACGGCGACCATCCGCTTCGCACCGGGCAGGGCTCCCGAGGGCGCCCCGGAGACGGTGACCATCGCGACCGTCCTGCCGCTGGCCTGGCCCGCGCTGCACCGGGACACCGGCGAGATCCTCGTCGGGATCCAGTCCGGCAACGCCAGCGGCGACACGAGCCGGGACATCGCCCAGGCGATCGAGCTGGCCGTCGCGGCCCAGCCGGGCAGCCCCGTGACCACCCTGCCGGTCTCCACGCTCGACACCGACCGCCTCCAGGACCTCCTCGACCTCGACGCACCCTTCGACATCGAGGTCCACGAGGGCTTCGAGTTCTGGGTGGGGGACAGCGAGCTCGACGTCGAGGGGCAGCAGTCCCTCGAGCGCGCGAACGAGTCGGCGATCCCCACGGTGAAGCTGGCAGCGGCTCCCTCCGCCTACTGGTGCCGTATCGGCGAGCGATGCTACGTCCGGTGGGTCCTGCCCCACGACGAGGAGACCTCGACGAGTGCCCTGGCCCGGCTGCACGCCGCCGGCACGTCGACGCTCGGCGACGGGGGCCGGTTGCTCGGCTGCTTCCGTTCCAGCGGGCTGCTCATCCCCGTGTGGGAGGTGGACCCGGAGGCGGAGCCCGAGTCCCACGAGGCGGGCGTCTCGGCGATGCACGGGCGGCTCGAGGGGGCCGTCACGTCGACGGCGCCGCTCACCGCCGCGGAGCGCGGCGCGCGGGCGGGTCTGATGAACCGCCAGGTCACGCTGCGCTGA
- a CDS encoding glycosyltransferase family 2 protein codes for MPHPTGVAVPFVVVIPAKDEATRIAATIRGVRRIPGVGEIVVVDDGSSDSTARIAAGAGAEVVRLTRNHGKADALMSGLGRMAGLQRVGRVDPGAAVLFVDADLADSATEVGALVGPVLRGEADLTIATLPPQRSAGGGRGLVVGLARRGIEELTGWSPVQPLSGMRCLSPAARAAATPFARGWGVEVGMTIDVLEAGLVVREIPCDLHHRVTGADWRGQLHRAAQYRDVALALAVRRLRLGSHRHSHRP; via the coding sequence ATGCCGCACCCCACCGGTGTTGCCGTCCCGTTCGTCGTCGTCATCCCGGCCAAGGACGAGGCGACACGCATCGCTGCGACGATCCGGGGCGTCCGGCGCATCCCGGGGGTCGGCGAGATCGTCGTCGTCGACGACGGCTCGAGCGACTCGACGGCGCGGATCGCGGCCGGCGCCGGTGCCGAGGTGGTCCGGCTCACCCGGAACCACGGCAAGGCCGACGCCCTCATGAGCGGCCTCGGCCGCATGGCCGGACTGCAGCGGGTGGGTCGGGTCGACCCGGGCGCCGCCGTCCTCTTCGTCGATGCCGACCTGGCGGACTCCGCCACGGAGGTCGGGGCACTCGTCGGCCCGGTCCTCCGTGGCGAGGCTGATCTCACCATTGCGACCCTGCCCCCACAGCGCAGCGCCGGCGGGGGCCGCGGGCTCGTCGTCGGCCTGGCCCGACGCGGGATCGAGGAGCTCACCGGCTGGAGCCCGGTCCAGCCGCTCTCCGGCATGCGGTGCCTCTCGCCGGCCGCCCGCGCGGCGGCGACGCCGTTCGCCCGCGGGTGGGGCGTCGAGGTGGGCATGACGATCGACGTCCTGGAGGCCGGGCTCGTCGTCCGAGAGATCCCGTGCGACCTGCACCACCGCGTCACGGGCGCTGACTGGCGGGGCCAGCTGCACCGGGCGGCGCAGTACCGTGACGTGGCCCTGGCCCTGGCGGTGCGCCGCCTCCGACTTGGCTCTCACCGCCACTCCCACCGCCCCTGA
- a CDS encoding DUF4446 family protein, with translation MEEPTLAVVAIGAAVVAVLALALAVGAQLRLARIRRDFRALAGDGSTDIARVAAGQNHRIDRIATEVSRLREQVRTAEDDVRQSLRHVAVVRYDAFGDMGGRLSFSAAIVDDLGDGIVISSIHARSESRTYAKGVVGGRSSITLSPEEQQALAAATRGEPRSVHPSSQKDVP, from the coding sequence GTGGAGGAACCGACCCTTGCGGTCGTGGCCATCGGAGCCGCGGTCGTCGCCGTGCTCGCGCTCGCCCTCGCGGTGGGCGCGCAGCTGCGGCTGGCCCGGATCCGGCGTGACTTCCGGGCCCTCGCCGGGGACGGGTCGACCGACATCGCTCGCGTCGCGGCCGGCCAGAACCACCGCATCGACCGGATCGCGACGGAGGTGAGCCGGCTTCGCGAGCAGGTTCGCACCGCCGAGGACGACGTGCGCCAGAGCCTTCGCCACGTCGCGGTGGTCCGCTACGACGCCTTCGGGGACATGGGCGGCCGCCTCTCCTTCTCCGCGGCGATCGTCGACGACCTCGGCGACGGGATCGTCATCTCGTCGATCCACGCGCGCAGCGAGTCACGCACGTACGCGAAGGGCGTCGTCGGCGGCCGGTCGAGCATCACCCTGAGCCCGGAGGAGCAGCAGGCGCTCGCCGCTGCGACCAGGGGCGAGCCGCGTTCCGTCCATCCCTCGAGCCAGAAGGACGTCCCATGA
- the pheA gene encoding prephenate dehydratase: MTPRTLSDLHRFGYLGPRGTFTQMALDAWDGARHEEQVPFGSVDAALDALRSAEIDAAMVPIENSVEGGVSATLDALATGDPLVVIGEVLVPVTFVLCARAGMPLGSVRSVGTHPHAWAQVRSWMASHLPDAVYVPTLSTAASAAALGRPGDVMFDAGVCAPVAAANEGLEILAGDIGDNRAAVTRFVLVSRPGTLPEPTGADKTTVVLFQRDDHAGGLLELLEQFAVRGVNMTRLESRPTGEAMGSYCFSIDFEGHVQDARVGETLMGLRRVCADVRFLGSYPRADGVRADARLGTADHDFDAARLWLEQLRS, translated from the coding sequence ATGACGCCACGGACCCTGTCCGACCTGCATCGCTTCGGCTACCTGGGGCCGCGGGGCACCTTCACGCAGATGGCGCTCGACGCCTGGGACGGCGCCCGGCACGAGGAGCAGGTCCCCTTCGGCAGCGTCGACGCGGCGCTCGATGCGCTTCGGTCGGCCGAGATCGACGCGGCCATGGTGCCCATCGAGAACTCCGTCGAGGGCGGTGTGTCCGCGACGCTCGACGCCCTCGCCACGGGTGACCCGCTGGTCGTCATCGGCGAGGTGCTCGTGCCCGTGACCTTCGTCCTCTGTGCTCGAGCCGGTATGCCGCTGGGCTCGGTCCGCAGCGTCGGCACCCACCCGCACGCGTGGGCTCAAGTGCGCAGCTGGATGGCGAGCCACCTCCCCGACGCGGTCTACGTCCCGACCCTGTCCACGGCGGCGAGCGCCGCCGCCCTCGGCCGGCCGGGCGACGTGATGTTCGACGCGGGAGTGTGCGCGCCCGTCGCGGCGGCGAACGAGGGCCTCGAGATCCTCGCCGGGGACATCGGTGACAACCGGGCCGCGGTGACCCGCTTCGTCCTGGTGTCGCGTCCCGGGACCTTGCCGGAGCCCACGGGAGCGGACAAGACGACCGTCGTGCTCTTCCAGCGCGACGACCACGCCGGAGGGCTGCTCGAGCTGCTCGAGCAGTTCGCCGTTCGGGGCGTCAACATGACGAGGCTCGAGTCCCGTCCGACGGGGGAGGCGATGGGCAGCTACTGCTTCTCGATCGACTTCGAGGGTCACGTCCAGGACGCCCGGGTGGGTGAGACGCTGATGGGTCTGCGGCGGGTCTGCGCGGACGTGCGGTTCCTCGGCTCCTACCCCCGGGCCGACGGGGTCCGGGCGGATGCTCGCCTCGGCACGGCGGACCACGACTTCGACGCGGCGCGGCTCTGGCTGGAGCAGCTGCGCAGCTGA
- a CDS encoding amidohydrolase family protein gives MHVIRADQVFDGDGFLGRTDVVLDGPNVVAVQEPTEYASEVVVEDLGAVTVLPGLVDAHQHLTWDAADPLAWHAEHDDSALLEQGRTNARRALSAGITTIRDLGSRGRVALQLRDETARSPLAGPTLLVAGPALTTPGGHCWFLGGACTDADELVKAVARLDEAGVDVIKVMATGGNITPGSAPHESQFRLPELKAVVDAAHAAGLPVAAHAHGTGGVSDATAAGVDTIEHCSFFTEDGIAEDPALIQRLAESGVAVSLTAGTPPGTTPLPAVAARMPALLAHIRGLREAGVRCILGTDAGIGPGKPHDVLPLAVVQGVELVGIPVTEALAMCTSRAAEAIGLGRRAGRLRAGGTADVLVVTGLVDEDPAALVRPARVLRGGVRVA, from the coding sequence ATGCACGTGATCCGGGCCGACCAGGTCTTCGACGGTGACGGGTTCCTGGGCCGGACGGACGTCGTCCTCGACGGCCCCAACGTCGTCGCGGTGCAGGAGCCGACGGAGTACGCGAGCGAGGTCGTGGTCGAGGACCTCGGCGCCGTCACCGTCCTCCCCGGCCTCGTCGACGCCCACCAGCACCTGACGTGGGACGCCGCCGACCCACTCGCGTGGCACGCCGAGCACGACGACTCGGCGCTCCTCGAGCAGGGCCGCACCAACGCCCGCCGGGCCCTCTCCGCGGGGATCACGACGATCCGCGACCTGGGCAGCCGCGGTCGGGTGGCTCTGCAGCTGCGCGACGAGACCGCCCGCAGCCCTCTCGCCGGCCCGACGCTGCTGGTCGCCGGCCCTGCCCTGACGACCCCCGGCGGTCACTGCTGGTTCCTCGGCGGCGCCTGCACCGACGCCGACGAGCTCGTCAAGGCGGTCGCCCGCCTCGACGAGGCCGGTGTCGACGTCATCAAGGTGATGGCGACCGGAGGCAACATCACGCCGGGCTCCGCGCCACACGAGTCGCAGTTCCGGCTGCCCGAGCTGAAGGCGGTCGTCGACGCGGCCCACGCCGCCGGGCTCCCGGTCGCCGCCCATGCGCACGGCACCGGCGGCGTCTCCGATGCGACGGCGGCCGGGGTCGACACCATCGAGCACTGCAGCTTCTTCACGGAGGACGGGATCGCCGAGGACCCCGCGCTGATCCAACGCCTTGCCGAGTCCGGCGTCGCCGTGTCCCTGACCGCAGGCACCCCCCCTGGCACGACGCCCCTGCCAGCGGTCGCCGCCCGGATGCCGGCCCTCCTGGCCCACATCCGCGGCCTCCGTGAGGCGGGAGTGCGCTGCATCCTCGGGACGGACGCCGGGATCGGCCCGGGCAAGCCGCACGACGTGCTGCCCCTCGCCGTCGTCCAAGGGGTCGAGCTGGTCGGGATCCCGGTCACCGAAGCGCTCGCCATGTGCACCTCGCGGGCCGCCGAGGCCATCGGGCTGGGGCGCCGCGCCGGCCGGCTCCGCGCCGGCGGCACCGCCGACGTCCTCGTCGTGACCGGCCTCGTCGACGAGGATCCCGCGGCCCTCGTTCGGCCCGCCCGGGTGCTGAGAGGCGGGGTGCGGGTCGCGTGA
- the efeU gene encoding iron uptake transporter permease EfeU has product MLVSNALIGLREGLEAALVVVILVAFLVKTGRHWALRWVWLGVGTAVALSVVLGAVLTYGTSRLSFEQQELIGGFASIIAVVFVTGMVFWMRSAARTISGELRGRLDRALDLGPLAVALVGFLGVGREGLETAIFFYATTQAAGAGNSQPLIGWVLGLTGAVALGGLIYRGAVRINLTAFFRWTGSLLVVVAAGILAYGLHDLQEAGLLPGLGAVAFDISSVIAHDGWIGNLLRGIFNFTPQPTVVQAVAWSLYVAVILTLFLRPQRTSQPSEPAPSAPADLAARPSEPAPAN; this is encoded by the coding sequence ATGCTTGTGAGCAATGCCCTCATCGGTCTTCGCGAAGGCCTCGAAGCCGCCCTCGTCGTCGTCATCCTCGTCGCCTTCCTCGTCAAGACCGGCCGCCACTGGGCGCTGCGGTGGGTGTGGCTCGGAGTCGGGACCGCCGTCGCGCTGTCCGTCGTCCTCGGCGCGGTCCTCACCTACGGCACGAGCCGGCTCTCCTTCGAGCAGCAGGAGCTGATCGGCGGCTTCGCGTCCATCATCGCCGTCGTCTTCGTCACGGGGATGGTCTTCTGGATGCGCTCTGCGGCGCGCACCATCTCGGGCGAGCTGCGGGGCCGCCTGGATCGGGCTCTCGACCTCGGACCGCTCGCGGTGGCCCTCGTCGGCTTCCTCGGGGTCGGCCGCGAGGGGCTCGAGACGGCGATCTTCTTCTACGCGACGACGCAGGCGGCCGGCGCAGGCAACTCGCAGCCGCTCATCGGCTGGGTCCTCGGCCTCACGGGAGCGGTCGCCCTCGGGGGTCTGATCTACCGTGGCGCCGTCCGGATCAACCTCACCGCCTTCTTCCGCTGGACGGGGAGCCTGCTCGTCGTCGTCGCGGCCGGCATCCTCGCCTACGGGCTGCACGACCTCCAGGAAGCCGGTCTCCTCCCGGGCCTGGGCGCCGTCGCGTTCGACATCAGCTCCGTCATCGCCCACGACGGCTGGATCGGCAACCTGCTCCGCGGCATCTTCAACTTCACGCCGCAGCCGACCGTGGTCCAGGCGGTGGCCTGGTCGCTCTACGTCGCGGTCATCCTCACCCTCTTCCTCCGTCCCCAGCGCACCTCTCAGCCGAGCGAGCCTGCGCCGAGTGCTCCTGCCGACCTGGCCGCGCGCCCCAGCGAGCCGGCCCCGGCGAACTGA
- a CDS encoding cupredoxin domain-containing protein: protein MSIALGVVALTACSAAEASDSPADPRAITVTASDTRSDLSATTAPAGTITFGIVNTGTRVTEFSVYADGDRIVSEVENLTPGLKRELQVELTEQGTFTTACKPGMLGDGLRSELTLTGTAAKRSADAKVARAIAKELYPTARLPWETIEPVESFGDLDPRIDGREDVIEDGREFTGYHRLEKDLWVDGLQAEATDGAGRAPEAAPGGLVGGGPQRPRTPARRTGCRPPD from the coding sequence ATGTCCATCGCCCTGGGGGTGGTCGCGTTGACCGCCTGCAGCGCCGCTGAGGCGTCCGACTCGCCAGCCGACCCACGGGCGATCACGGTGACCGCGAGCGACACCCGCTCCGACCTGAGCGCGACCACCGCTCCCGCCGGGACCATCACCTTCGGCATCGTCAACACCGGCACCAGGGTGACCGAGTTCTCCGTCTACGCCGACGGGGACCGGATCGTCTCCGAGGTCGAGAACCTCACACCCGGCCTCAAGCGCGAGCTCCAGGTCGAGCTGACCGAGCAGGGCACCTTCACGACCGCGTGCAAGCCGGGCATGCTCGGCGACGGCCTCCGCAGCGAGCTGACGCTCACGGGAACGGCGGCCAAGAGGAGCGCCGACGCGAAGGTCGCCCGGGCCATCGCCAAGGAGCTCTACCCGACGGCCCGCCTCCCGTGGGAGACCATCGAGCCCGTCGAGAGCTTCGGGGACCTCGACCCGCGGATCGACGGGCGCGAGGACGTCATCGAGGACGGCAGGGAGTTCACCGGCTACCACCGCCTGGAGAAGGACCTCTGGGTCGATGGGCTGCAGGCCGAGGCCACCGACGGTGCCGGGCGCGCCCCCGAGGCGGCACCGGGCGGCCTCGTCGGCGGTGGGCCCCAACGCCCGAGGACACCGGCGAGGCGTACGGGCTGCCGGCCTCCGGACTGA
- a CDS encoding diacylglycerol/lipid kinase family protein — translation MPNDYLPWIIAGIVALALGVGVVLGTRTAARSTTALRRRRGRGRPSRDQFRSGQRSTALKRAAVVVNPTKFADLPMIHERITSTSHACGWGDPLFYETTVADPGTGQAERAVAEGASVVCSLGGDGTVRAVASGLIGTETPLGILPAGTGNLLARNLDLPVLALDEAVRVALTGRNRRIDVGEVVIGEMDAHGQPVGGGELVTQQFLVMAGMGLDALIMGGTNEALKQRVGWAAYLLTGFKHLVSPEFRTQVRLDAEPEFKRRARAVVIGNCGRLLGGLVLMPDARVDDQQLDVVIASPRGFVGWAPVIARVLTRQRKGHSTLDHKVCREIRVRVDHPLPVQVDGDVVGEATEINATVRPAALTVRVPIT, via the coding sequence GTGCCCAACGACTACCTGCCGTGGATCATCGCCGGCATCGTGGCGCTGGCACTCGGGGTCGGGGTCGTCCTGGGCACGCGGACCGCTGCTCGCTCGACGACCGCCCTGCGGCGCCGGCGCGGGCGGGGTCGTCCCAGTCGCGACCAGTTCCGCTCGGGCCAGCGCAGCACCGCCCTCAAGCGGGCGGCCGTCGTCGTCAACCCGACGAAGTTCGCCGACCTGCCGATGATCCACGAGCGGATCACCTCGACCTCGCACGCCTGCGGCTGGGGTGACCCCCTCTTCTACGAGACGACCGTGGCCGACCCTGGCACCGGCCAGGCCGAGCGGGCCGTGGCCGAGGGGGCGAGCGTCGTCTGCAGCCTCGGCGGCGACGGCACGGTGCGCGCCGTCGCGAGCGGCCTCATCGGCACGGAGACGCCCCTCGGCATCCTCCCGGCGGGGACCGGCAACCTGCTCGCGCGCAATCTCGACCTGCCGGTGCTCGCTCTCGACGAGGCCGTCCGGGTCGCACTCACGGGGCGGAACCGCCGCATCGACGTCGGCGAGGTCGTCATCGGAGAGATGGACGCGCACGGGCAGCCGGTCGGCGGTGGCGAGCTGGTCACCCAACAGTTCCTCGTCATGGCCGGCATGGGTCTCGACGCCCTCATCATGGGCGGCACCAACGAGGCCCTCAAGCAGCGCGTCGGCTGGGCGGCCTACCTGCTGACCGGCTTCAAGCACCTCGTGTCCCCGGAGTTCCGCACCCAGGTCCGGCTCGACGCGGAGCCGGAGTTCAAGCGTCGGGCCCGCGCCGTCGTCATCGGCAACTGTGGTCGGCTGCTCGGCGGCCTGGTCCTCATGCCCGACGCCCGCGTCGACGACCAGCAGCTCGACGTCGTCATCGCCTCGCCCCGCGGCTTCGTCGGGTGGGCCCCGGTCATCGCTCGTGTCCTCACCCGACAGCGCAAGGGTCACTCCACGCTCGACCACAAGGTCTGTCGCGAGATCAGGGTGCGCGTCGACCATCCCCTGCCCGTGCAGGTCGACGGCGACGTCGTCGGCGAGGCCACCGAGATCAACGCGACCGTCCGCCCCGCGGCCCTGACCGTCCGCGTCCCCATCACCTGA
- a CDS encoding DinB family protein produces the protein MSDARVQPSDPGPAAPDTADWTWVLTRPCLDCGFDPADVRPDGVSEILLDARRRFTRVLERDDVALRPAEGVWSPLEYSAHVRDVCDVMRGRLEQILAAGGATVQFANWDQDAAAVEKSYWRSDPTVLRRELDAAFDAAAAAFARPTPGQWSWPGLRSNGSPFTVDTLGRYFVHDVLHHLWDVRG, from the coding sequence ATGAGCGACGCGCGCGTGCAGCCCAGCGACCCGGGTCCCGCGGCCCCCGACACGGCGGACTGGACCTGGGTCCTGACTCGGCCCTGCCTCGACTGCGGCTTCGATCCCGCCGATGTGCGCCCCGACGGCGTCTCCGAGATCCTGCTCGACGCGAGGCGCCGTTTCACGCGGGTGCTCGAGCGGGACGACGTGGCACTCCGCCCGGCGGAGGGCGTGTGGTCCCCGCTCGAGTACAGCGCCCATGTCCGCGACGTCTGCGATGTGATGCGGGGCCGGCTCGAGCAGATCCTCGCCGCCGGCGGTGCGACGGTGCAGTTCGCCAACTGGGACCAGGACGCCGCCGCCGTGGAGAAGTCCTACTGGCGGTCCGACCCGACGGTTCTGCGGCGCGAGCTCGACGCCGCCTTCGACGCTGCCGCCGCGGCCTTCGCGCGACCGACGCCGGGGCAGTGGTCCTGGCCGGGTCTGCGGAGCAACGGCTCGCCCTTCACCGTTGATACGCTCGGTCGCTACTTCGTGCACGACGTGCTCCACCACCTCTGGGACGTGCGGGGATGA
- a CDS encoding Gfo/Idh/MocA family protein, with translation MSPVAVGGNAHALPEARVPDPREAPPIRWGILAPGGIANEFAAAVTAGTASTVVAVGSRSEQRARDFADRHHIPRAFGSYEALVADEAVDAVYVASPHSEHHDHALLALEAGKPVLVEKAFTRNVTEARAVIRAGADRGLLVAEAMWARYLPHYDVVRQVLDGGVLGDLVLLRADHSQLLHPNGPERLARPELAGGALLDLGVYPVSFADHLLGPPASVAARGSLTECGVDATVGIVLAYVSGAVAVLTCSMLARTPCAAEIIGTEARLELDGPFYAPTAVRLLSPAGEVLAERPGTLPGPLRGFSYQAAEFARCLSAGSRECPAMPHAATLRVMSTMDEIRAQVGVRYPGE, from the coding sequence ATGAGCCCCGTCGCAGTCGGCGGGAACGCCCACGCTCTTCCCGAGGCCCGCGTCCCGGACCCGCGTGAGGCGCCGCCGATCCGCTGGGGGATCCTCGCCCCCGGAGGCATCGCCAACGAGTTCGCCGCCGCCGTCACGGCCGGCACCGCGTCCACCGTCGTCGCGGTGGGGTCGCGGAGCGAGCAGCGAGCCCGCGACTTCGCGGACCGGCACCACATCCCCCGGGCCTTCGGCTCCTATGAGGCACTCGTCGCCGACGAAGCGGTCGACGCCGTCTATGTCGCCTCGCCCCACTCCGAGCACCACGACCACGCGCTGCTCGCGCTCGAAGCCGGCAAGCCGGTCCTCGTCGAGAAGGCCTTCACCCGCAACGTCACCGAGGCTCGCGCCGTGATCCGCGCCGGCGCGGACCGCGGGCTGCTCGTGGCGGAGGCGATGTGGGCGCGCTACCTGCCGCACTACGACGTGGTCCGACAGGTCCTCGACGGAGGCGTCCTCGGGGACCTCGTCCTCCTCCGCGCCGACCACTCACAGCTGCTCCACCCGAACGGGCCGGAACGGCTGGCCCGCCCCGAGCTGGCGGGTGGGGCGCTCCTCGACCTCGGGGTCTACCCGGTGTCCTTCGCCGACCACCTGCTCGGCCCGCCGGCCTCCGTGGCGGCCCGCGGCTCCCTCACGGAGTGCGGCGTCGACGCGACGGTCGGCATCGTCCTCGCCTACGTCTCAGGAGCGGTCGCCGTACTGACCTGCTCGATGCTGGCGCGGACGCCGTGCGCAGCGGAGATCATCGGCACCGAGGCCCGGCTCGAGCTCGACGGCCCGTTCTACGCGCCCACCGCGGTTCGGCTGCTCAGCCCGGCCGGGGAGGTCCTCGCCGAACGCCCCGGCACCCTGCCCGGCCCGCTCCGTGGGTTCAGCTACCAGGCAGCCGAGTTCGCGCGCTGCCTGTCCGCCGGCTCCCGCGAGTGTCCCGCCATGCCGCACGCGGCGACGCTCCGGGTCATGTCGACGATGGACGAGATCCGCGCACAGGTCGGGGTGCGCTACCCGGGGGAGTGA
- a CDS encoding DinB family protein yields the protein MERFHDADLSGSEFEHVRLVGAQLRRVDLTGARFQTVDLTGAAFRDVDFSGAQLRGVLVREADVSGEILSLTVNGVDVVPLVEAELDRRDPERPTLLRPTDPAGFREAWAINERRWAGTVERARLLPAEALYQSVDGEWSFIETLRHLAFATDSWVSRAIQGDPSPWHPLELPWDEMPDTPGVPRDRAARPSLDEALALRHDGMARVGRLLEGLTDESLAAQTTPVDGPGWPEPRSYPVRECLLTVLNEEYHHRLFAERDLSVLEAGDSGT from the coding sequence ATGGAGCGGTTCCACGATGCTGACCTGTCCGGTTCGGAGTTCGAGCACGTGCGGTTGGTCGGGGCCCAGCTGCGCCGTGTCGACCTGACCGGAGCCCGGTTCCAGACCGTCGACCTGACCGGCGCGGCCTTCCGGGACGTCGACTTCTCCGGCGCGCAGCTGCGGGGTGTGCTCGTCCGGGAGGCCGACGTCTCGGGTGAGATCCTCAGCCTGACGGTGAACGGCGTCGACGTCGTCCCCCTCGTCGAGGCCGAGCTAGACCGCCGGGACCCCGAGCGGCCGACGCTGCTGCGCCCGACCGACCCCGCGGGGTTCCGGGAGGCGTGGGCGATCAACGAACGGCGCTGGGCCGGGACGGTGGAGCGGGCTCGCCTGCTGCCGGCCGAGGCGCTCTACCAGTCGGTCGACGGCGAGTGGTCCTTCATCGAGACGCTCCGCCACCTGGCGTTCGCCACGGACTCGTGGGTCAGCCGCGCCATCCAGGGCGACCCGTCACCCTGGCACCCGCTCGAGCTGCCGTGGGACGAGATGCCGGACACCCCGGGCGTGCCCCGGGACCGTGCGGCCCGGCCGTCGCTCGACGAGGCGCTCGCGCTGCGACACGACGGGATGGCCCGGGTGGGTCGCCTCCTCGAGGGGCTCACCGACGAGTCGTTGGCGGCGCAGACGACACCGGTCGACGGCCCTGGCTGGCCGGAGCCGCGCAGCTACCCGGTGCGGGAGTGCCTGCTCACCGTCCTCAACGAGGAGTACCACCACCGGCTCTTCGCCGAGCGGGACCTCTCCGTCCTGGAGGCCGGTGACAGTGGCACGTAG